TTGGATGCTACTTCTTATGGCATAAGCTCGAGCATCCTGAAATAAAAATCAAAAAGATCTGGATTACTGATGCCAAGACGGGTAAATGGATCGATGCAAAAAAGGCAAAATACGTGCAAAACTATATTACACCAATGGGGTATGGATTTGGAGCGCTTACCCCACAAGAAGCGCCAAAAGATGCTTTGAGTTTTGATGAGGTAAGAAAAGCCGTAGAGAAGATTGGACGATGAAAAATCTCTTTTTGATAGCAAAACTCGATATTAAAGAGTCAACGCGTAGCAAATGGTTTTTTGTTTATCTCCTTGTATTTGGCGGATTGATGGCGCTCTTTTTTGTTACAGGGATTACAGATAGTGTTGTCATGGGATT
The Nitratiruptor tergarcus DSM 16512 genome window above contains:
- a CDS encoding nitrous oxide reductase accessory protein NosL, which produces MREFRYWTVDIRYWIILIFISLAFWGCSKKDYTKEPAKMHWDRDMCERCKMAISERKFAVQAVDEQGRVYKFDDIGCYFLWHKLEHPEIKIKKIWITDAKTGKWIDAKKAKYVQNYITPMGYGFGALTPQEAPKDALSFDEVRKAVEKIGR